A single Candidatus Thermoplasmatota archaeon DNA region contains:
- a CDS encoding peptidylprolyl isomerase → MRARWIVPCLAAVVALAGCLVPLSSSPRDSLGADEVSRTFETIVLETNIGVIEIVLYPAAAPRTVEHMKTLVAEGYYDGREFNRVVPGHVIQLVDKAGGVTDDPRRLPLETHPEHHFAAGAAGIARSADPDSGGPEFFLMDYATSHLDGNYTLWGQTVRGLDVIHRCARVEAIEWTTLLAPLPPDARAAPSDRTAVVPCTIARARVSQSVLAPEVASRYPLKVAQNHREGDFRHSLEWPRDLRAGVERDLTWYVRPYNGSAPPEASRVTIEVDGRTHAPQGDREAEGAFHWRFAPSAPGTHEAVFRVDGRAVGRLAIEVPA, encoded by the coding sequence GTGCGCGCGCGTTGGATCGTTCCTTGCCTGGCGGCCGTGGTGGCGTTGGCCGGCTGCCTTGTTCCGCTCTCCTCGTCCCCGCGGGACAGCTTGGGCGCCGACGAGGTCTCGCGCACGTTCGAGACGATCGTGCTCGAGACGAACATCGGCGTGATCGAGATCGTCCTCTACCCCGCAGCGGCCCCGCGAACGGTCGAGCACATGAAGACGCTCGTGGCCGAGGGCTACTACGACGGGCGCGAGTTCAACCGCGTCGTGCCCGGCCACGTGATCCAGCTCGTGGACAAGGCAGGCGGCGTCACGGACGACCCGCGCCGCCTGCCCCTCGAGACGCACCCCGAGCACCACTTCGCCGCCGGCGCGGCCGGCATCGCGCGGTCCGCCGACCCCGACTCCGGCGGGCCCGAGTTCTTCCTCATGGACTATGCGACAAGCCACCTCGACGGCAACTACACCCTGTGGGGCCAGACGGTCCGCGGGCTCGACGTGATCCACCGCTGCGCGCGCGTGGAGGCGATCGAGTGGACGACCCTCCTTGCGCCGCTTCCGCCCGACGCGCGCGCCGCCCCCTCGGACCGCACGGCCGTCGTGCCCTGCACGATCGCCCGCGCGCGCGTGTCCCAGAGCGTCCTTGCGCCCGAGGTCGCTTCGCGCTACCCGCTCAAGGTGGCCCAAAACCACCGCGAGGGCGACTTCCGGCACTCGCTCGAATGGCCGCGCGACCTTCGCGCCGGCGTCGAGCGGGACCTCACGTGGTACGTGCGCCCCTACAACGGAAGCGCGCCGCCGGAGGCCTCGCGCGTGACGATCGAGGTCGACGGCCGCACGCACGCGCCGCAGGGCGACCGCGAGGCGGAAGGCGCCTTCCACTGGCGCTTTGCCCCGTCGGCGCCCGGCACCCACGAGGCCGTCTTCCGCGTGGACGGGCGCGCCGTGGGCCGCCTTGCGATCGAGGTGCCCGCATGA
- a CDS encoding Maf family protein, which translates to MTPRLVLASSSPRRAELLRQIGLSFEVAAPQVDETTDLPDHPKERVFEIARRKAQAVAQTVEEGWIVAADTIVVQGGEPIGKPTDAEHARRILRRLAGSRHKVLTAVVVVRMPEGEYRADVAQTGVLFTPLSDAQIAEYVATGEPLDKAGAYGIQGLAGAYVRDVHGDPSNVRGLPLALTVALLAEAGYPLPGSLKPEPADALAQAEPPKEAP; encoded by the coding sequence ATGACGCCCCGCCTCGTCCTGGCCTCGTCGTCGCCGCGGCGCGCCGAGCTCCTCCGGCAGATCGGGCTTTCCTTCGAGGTCGCGGCGCCGCAGGTGGACGAGACGACGGACCTGCCCGACCACCCCAAGGAGCGCGTCTTCGAGATCGCGCGACGCAAGGCGCAAGCCGTCGCGCAGACCGTGGAGGAGGGATGGATCGTCGCCGCCGACACGATCGTCGTGCAGGGCGGCGAGCCCATCGGCAAGCCCACGGACGCCGAACACGCCCGTCGCATCCTGCGGCGCCTCGCGGGCTCGCGCCACAAGGTCCTGACGGCCGTCGTCGTCGTGCGCATGCCCGAGGGCGAGTACCGCGCCGACGTCGCGCAGACCGGCGTCCTCTTCACGCCTCTCTCCGACGCCCAGATCGCCGAGTACGTTGCCACCGGCGAGCCGCTCGACAAGGCCGGCGCCTACGGCATCCAGGGCCTCGCCGGCGCCTACGTGCGCGACGTGCACGGCGACCCGAGCAACGTGCGCGGCCTGCCGCTTGCGCTCACCGTCGCGCTCCTCGCGGAGGCCGGCTACCCGCTGCCCGGGTCCCTCAAGCCCGAGCCCGCAGACGCCCTCGCGCAAGCCGAGCCGCCCAAGGAGGCGCCGTGA
- a CDS encoding tRNA-dihydrouridine synthase family protein — MSLLRPLRIGSVRLPNNLVLSPMAGYSDLPFRILCRRHGAGLVCTEMVAADSANRGGAKTLARMRTVEEERPVSIQIFGTREEEVAAAARRAADGCEILGFNMGCPAHQIKAAGCGAAMLDRPDVALAMVRAVKAAAPDRPLLVKIRAGNDRPIDVGRFAQSLEAAGVDGIIFHARTARQGYSGRSDWALIARLKDTVGIPVIGNGDVVDGPSAARALAESGCDGLALGRATLGDPRVFARIAAHLDGHPATPSRPDERLDDLRSYLDLAREHGVPRSQILAQVQRFTKGLPGAARLRDRLRCGDEPTRLLADVERHVRELAVV; from the coding sequence GTGAGTCTCCTTCGCCCGCTGCGCATCGGCTCCGTGCGTTTGCCCAACAACCTCGTCCTTTCGCCCATGGCCGGCTACTCGGACCTGCCCTTCCGCATCCTGTGCCGCCGCCACGGCGCGGGCCTCGTCTGCACGGAGATGGTCGCCGCCGACAGCGCCAACCGCGGGGGCGCAAAGACGCTTGCGCGCATGCGCACCGTCGAGGAGGAGCGGCCCGTCTCGATCCAGATCTTCGGCACGCGCGAGGAGGAGGTCGCCGCGGCGGCCCGCCGCGCCGCCGACGGATGCGAGATCCTCGGCTTCAACATGGGCTGCCCCGCCCACCAGATCAAGGCCGCCGGCTGCGGCGCGGCCATGCTCGACCGGCCCGACGTCGCGCTAGCCATGGTCCGCGCCGTGAAGGCCGCCGCCCCCGACCGCCCTCTCCTCGTCAAGATCCGAGCCGGCAACGACCGCCCCATCGACGTCGGCCGGTTCGCGCAATCGCTCGAAGCGGCAGGCGTCGACGGCATCATCTTCCACGCCCGCACCGCGCGCCAAGGGTATTCCGGACGAAGCGACTGGGCGCTCATCGCGCGCCTCAAGGACACCGTCGGCATCCCCGTGATCGGCAACGGCGACGTCGTGGACGGTCCCTCGGCCGCCCGCGCGCTTGCCGAAAGCGGCTGCGACGGCCTCGCCCTCGGGCGCGCCACGCTTGGCGACCCGCGCGTCTTCGCGCGAATCGCCGCCCACCTCGACGGCCACCCGGCGACGCCGTCGCGGCCCGACGAGCGCCTCGACGATCTGCGGTCCTACCTCGACCTCGCGCGGGAGCACGGCGTCCCGCGGTCGCAAATCCTCGCGCAGGTCCAGCGCTTCACGAAAGGCCTCCCCGGCGCGGCCCGCCTGCGCGACCGGCTGCGCTGCGGCGACGAGCCCACGCGGCTGCTGGCCGACGTGGAGCGCCACGTGCGGGAGCTCGCGGTCGTCTGA
- a CDS encoding NUDIX domain-containing protein, producing the protein MTLPVAPPTRPTGPRGHVDEHHFYNSEGAVLRLQCFVIVRNKDRRLACLRLEGYDGWMLPGETVRKNESPAECAKRIVDTWFATPVTPRVVGFQNYPDDGDKRWYVIIVFEADEPAGGLKGTPDTLEIAWVPAGKPPGAFAMSHADVFSRLPP; encoded by the coding sequence ATGACCCTTCCCGTAGCACCCCCGACGCGCCCGACCGGCCCCCGTGGCCACGTGGACGAGCACCACTTCTACAACTCGGAGGGCGCCGTCCTCCGGCTGCAGTGTTTCGTCATCGTCCGCAACAAGGACCGCCGCCTCGCGTGCCTGCGCCTCGAGGGCTACGACGGCTGGATGCTGCCGGGCGAGACCGTCCGCAAGAACGAGTCGCCGGCCGAGTGCGCAAAGCGCATCGTGGACACGTGGTTTGCCACGCCCGTGACGCCGCGCGTTGTCGGCTTCCAGAACTATCCCGATGACGGCGACAAGCGGTGGTACGTCATCATCGTGTTCGAGGCCGACGAGCCGGCCGGGGGGCTCAAGGGCACGCCCGACACGCTCGAGATCGCGTGGGTTCCGGCCGGAAAGCCTCCGGGCGCGTTTGCCATGAGCCACGCGGACGTCTTCTCGCGGCTTCCGCCGTAG